A genomic stretch from Thermomonospora umbrina includes:
- the disA gene encoding DNA integrity scanning diadenylate cyclase DisA, whose product MGAVHDKGHDERRRATLAALAPGTALRDGLERILRGHTGGLIVLGYDPVVAELCSGGFELDVEFSATRLRELAKMDGAIVLGSDHARIVRAAVHLVPDPTIPTEESGTRHRTAERVAKQCGFPVISVSQSMRIIALYLDGTRYVLEDSAAILSKANQALATLERYKLRLDEVSGTLSALEIEDLVTVRDVTAVVQRLEMVRRIADEIEGYVVELGTDGRLLSLQLDELVSGVDVDRELIVRDYQPPETPERLVAQVLDALDTLSANELLDLTTVAEVMGYAGPDALDIPVSPKGYRLLAKVPRLPGLVVEHLVEHFGGLQKLLAASIDDLQSVGGVGESRARSVREGLSRLAESSILERYV is encoded by the coding sequence GTGGGAGCAGTACACGACAAGGGTCATGACGAGAGGCGCCGCGCCACGCTGGCGGCGCTCGCGCCGGGAACGGCGCTGCGCGACGGCCTCGAGCGCATCCTGCGCGGGCACACCGGCGGCCTGATCGTCCTCGGCTACGACCCGGTCGTCGCCGAGCTGTGCTCCGGCGGCTTCGAGCTGGACGTGGAGTTCTCCGCGACCCGGCTGCGGGAGCTGGCCAAGATGGACGGCGCGATCGTGCTCGGCAGCGACCACGCGCGGATCGTCCGGGCCGCCGTGCACCTGGTGCCCGACCCGACCATCCCGACCGAGGAGTCCGGCACTCGGCACCGCACCGCGGAACGGGTCGCCAAGCAGTGCGGCTTCCCGGTGATCTCGGTCAGCCAGTCCATGCGGATCATCGCCCTCTACCTCGACGGCACCCGCTACGTGCTGGAGGACTCGGCGGCCATCCTGTCCAAGGCCAACCAGGCCCTGGCGACCCTCGAGCGCTACAAGCTGCGCCTGGACGAGGTCTCCGGCACCCTGTCGGCCCTGGAGATCGAGGACCTGGTCACCGTCCGCGACGTGACCGCCGTGGTCCAGCGGCTGGAGATGGTCCGCCGGATCGCCGACGAGATCGAGGGCTACGTGGTCGAGCTGGGCACCGACGGCCGGCTGCTGTCGCTCCAGTTGGACGAGCTGGTCTCCGGCGTCGACGTCGACCGCGAGCTGATCGTCCGCGACTACCAGCCCCCGGAGACGCCCGAACGGCTCGTCGCCCAGGTGCTGGACGCCCTCGACACGCTGAGCGCCAACGAGCTGCTCGACCTGACCACGGTCGCCGAGGTGATGGGCTACGCCGGCCCCGACGCCCTCGACATCCCGGTCAGCCCCAAGGGCTACCGCCTGCTGGCCAAGGTCCCCCGGCTGCCCGGCCTGGTCGTCGAGCACCTGGTGGAGCACTTCGGCGGTCTGCAGAAGCTGCTGGCGGCGAGCATCGACGACCTCCAGTCCGTCGGCGGCGTCGGCGAGTCCCGCGCCCGCAGCGTCCGCGAGGGCCTGTCCCGACTGGCCGAGTCCTCGATCCTCGAACGCTACGTCTGA
- the eboE gene encoding metabolite traffic protein EboE yields MRFRHRDGTLVHVAYCTNVHPAEDLDGVIAQFTRYARPVRERLGLARLGVGLWLARPVADTLTADPGELLRLKRAIDRAGLEVVTLNGFPYEGFGGEVVKHDVYHPDWTRPERMRYTLDLARILIRLLPDDVTRGSISTLPLAWRDPWSPAQEELAARRQDRLNRELTALSSATGRTIRVGFEPEPGCLVESTGQAADHLLGGTRFLGVCLDACHLAVGFEDPAEAVDRLTDADLPIIKLQASCALEADRPRDPAQRKALAGFVEPRFLHQARERDVPAGADDLDAALDGGLPGDHEWRVHFHVPLHAEPDGPLRSTRPVLDGTLRTLFGGDRALTDHVEVETYTWDVLPGRPKTKEALVEGIAAELAWTRDRLVRLGLSEET; encoded by the coding sequence ATGCGCTTCAGGCACCGTGACGGGACCCTGGTCCACGTCGCCTACTGCACCAACGTCCACCCGGCCGAGGACCTGGACGGGGTGATCGCCCAGTTCACCCGGTACGCGCGCCCCGTCAGGGAACGGCTCGGGCTGGCGCGGCTCGGCGTGGGGCTGTGGCTGGCCCGACCCGTCGCCGACACGCTCACCGCCGACCCCGGCGAACTGCTGCGCCTCAAGCGGGCCATCGACCGCGCCGGGCTGGAGGTCGTCACCCTGAACGGCTTCCCGTACGAGGGGTTCGGCGGCGAGGTCGTCAAGCACGACGTCTACCACCCGGACTGGACCCGGCCCGAACGGATGCGGTACACCCTCGACCTGGCGCGGATCCTGATCCGGCTGCTGCCCGACGACGTCACCCGGGGCAGCATCTCCACCCTCCCCCTGGCCTGGCGCGACCCCTGGTCGCCGGCCCAGGAGGAGTTGGCCGCGCGTCGCCAGGACCGGCTCAACCGCGAGCTGACCGCGCTGTCCTCGGCGACCGGCCGCACGATCCGGGTCGGGTTCGAGCCGGAGCCCGGCTGTCTGGTGGAGTCCACCGGGCAGGCCGCCGACCACCTGCTCGGCGGCACCCGGTTCCTCGGCGTGTGCCTGGACGCCTGCCACCTCGCCGTCGGGTTCGAGGACCCGGCCGAGGCGGTGGACCGGCTGACCGACGCCGACCTGCCGATCATCAAGCTGCAGGCGTCCTGCGCGCTGGAGGCCGACCGGCCCCGCGACCCCGCGCAGCGCAAGGCCCTGGCGGGCTTCGTGGAGCCCCGGTTCCTCCACCAGGCCCGCGAGCGGGACGTGCCCGCCGGGGCCGACGACCTCGACGCGGCCCTCGACGGCGGGCTGCCCGGCGACCACGAGTGGCGCGTCCACTTCCACGTCCCGCTGCACGCCGAACCCGACGGGCCGCTGCGCTCGACCCGCCCGGTGCTGGACGGCACCCTGCGGACGCTGTTCGGCGGCGACCGCGCCCTGACCGACCACGTCGAGGTCGAGACCTACACCTGGGACGTGCTGCCCGGCCGTCCCAAGACCAAGGAGGCGCTGGTGGAGGGGATCGCCGCCGAACTGGCGTGGACCCGCGACCGGCTCGTCCGCCTCGGACTCTCAGAGGAGACCTGA
- a CDS encoding sugar phosphate isomerase/epimerase family protein — MTPQDHGAVPGLRLSDAPVTLSTASVYPEKVPSAFEIAAALGYDGVEVMVATDAASQDLNVLRRLSDYHQVPIKSIHAPCLLLTQRVWGREPWGKLVRSKEVAEELGAEVVVVHPPFRWQREYAREFVEGLARMQEETDVVFAVENMFPVRARGAEVGMYAPDWNPLDQDFPHVTLDLSHTAVSGSDALEMAEDLGDRLRHVHLADGIGVTNKDEHLVPGRGGQPCDAVLEKLADDGFRGHIVLEVNTRRAASRAERLEDLAEALAFTRLHLAAADRTWEVTPAGEVTRRGAH, encoded by the coding sequence GTGACTCCGCAGGACCACGGCGCAGTACCCGGGCTCAGGCTTTCCGACGCCCCGGTGACGCTCTCGACCGCCTCGGTCTACCCGGAGAAGGTGCCCAGCGCCTTCGAGATCGCGGCCGCGCTGGGCTACGACGGCGTCGAGGTCATGGTCGCCACCGACGCCGCCTCGCAGGACCTCAACGTCCTGCGCCGGCTGTCGGACTACCACCAGGTCCCGATCAAGTCGATCCACGCGCCCTGCCTGTTGCTGACCCAGCGGGTGTGGGGCCGTGAGCCGTGGGGCAAGTTGGTGCGCTCCAAGGAGGTCGCCGAGGAGCTGGGGGCCGAGGTGGTGGTCGTCCACCCGCCGTTCCGCTGGCAGCGCGAGTACGCCCGCGAGTTCGTCGAGGGCCTGGCGCGCATGCAGGAGGAGACCGACGTCGTCTTCGCCGTGGAGAACATGTTCCCGGTGCGGGCGCGCGGCGCCGAGGTCGGCATGTACGCCCCCGACTGGAACCCGCTCGACCAGGACTTCCCGCACGTGACGCTGGACCTGTCGCACACGGCGGTGTCGGGCTCGGACGCGCTGGAGATGGCCGAGGACCTCGGCGACCGGCTGCGACACGTTCATCTGGCCGACGGCATCGGCGTGACCAACAAGGACGAGCACCTGGTGCCGGGCCGGGGCGGTCAGCCGTGCGACGCGGTGCTGGAGAAGCTGGCCGACGACGGGTTCCGGGGGCACATCGTGCTGGAGGTCAACACCCGCCGGGCCGCGAGCCGGGCCGAGCGGCTGGAGGATCTGGCCGAGGCGCTGGCGTTCACCCGGCTGCACCTGGCCGCCGCCGACCGCACGTGGGAGGTCACCCCGGCCGGAGAGGTGACCCGCCGGGGCGCCCACTGA
- a CDS encoding alkaline phosphatase family protein, protein MTRPRPLVVVDVVGLTPKLLAHMPRLTGAMRAEATLETVLPAVTCSVQSTLLTGELPNVHGIVGNGWYFRELGEVLLWRQHNALVGGEKVWDAARRIHPGYKVANVCWWYAMGAATDFTVTPRPIYHADGRKSPDCYTDPPSLRVDLTRELGRFPLFTYWGPKAGLPSSRWIVEASRLLLERESPDLTLVYLPHLDYDLQRYGPDAPQAVAAAREIDAVLGPLLDDAAAAGAVTVVLSEYGITNVSRPVDVNRALRRAGLLKVYRQAGMEYLDPWTSRAFAVADHQLAHVYVKDPADLPRVRSVLAELPGVERLLDAEGKAAHGLDHARSGELVAVAAPDSWFTYYYWLDDDRAPDFARMVDIHRKPGYDPAELFMDPSDRLVKAKAGLALARKQLGLRYTMQVVPLDPSPVRGSHGRLPATPDDGPVLMCSDPLDRETYAATDVKALLLSLAGLTEPVGVNP, encoded by the coding sequence TTGACCCGTCCCAGACCGCTCGTCGTCGTCGATGTGGTCGGCCTGACCCCCAAGCTGCTCGCCCACATGCCCCGCCTGACGGGGGCGATGCGGGCCGAGGCCACGTTGGAGACCGTCCTGCCGGCGGTGACCTGCTCCGTGCAGTCGACCCTGCTGACCGGCGAGCTTCCCAACGTCCACGGCATCGTGGGGAACGGCTGGTACTTCCGCGAGCTGGGCGAGGTGCTCCTGTGGCGCCAGCACAACGCCCTGGTCGGCGGCGAGAAGGTATGGGACGCCGCCCGCCGGATCCACCCGGGCTACAAGGTCGCCAACGTGTGCTGGTGGTACGCGATGGGGGCCGCGACGGACTTCACGGTGACGCCCCGGCCGATCTACCACGCCGATGGCCGCAAGTCGCCGGACTGCTACACCGACCCGCCGTCACTGCGGGTGGACCTCACGCGCGAGCTGGGGCGCTTCCCGCTGTTCACCTACTGGGGGCCGAAGGCGGGCCTGCCGTCCAGCCGGTGGATCGTGGAGGCGTCCCGGCTGCTGCTGGAGCGCGAGAGCCCCGACCTGACGCTGGTCTACCTCCCGCATCTGGACTACGACCTCCAGCGGTACGGCCCGGACGCGCCGCAGGCCGTCGCGGCGGCCCGCGAGATCGACGCCGTGCTGGGGCCCCTGCTGGACGACGCCGCCGCAGCGGGCGCGGTCACCGTGGTGCTGTCGGAGTACGGGATCACGAACGTGTCCCGGCCGGTGGACGTCAACCGGGCGCTGCGCCGAGCCGGGCTGCTGAAGGTGTACCGGCAGGCCGGCATGGAGTACCTCGACCCGTGGACGTCACGGGCCTTCGCCGTCGCCGACCACCAGCTCGCCCACGTGTACGTGAAGGACCCTGCGGACCTGCCTCGGGTGCGTTCGGTGCTGGCCGAGCTGCCCGGCGTGGAGCGACTGCTCGACGCCGAGGGCAAGGCGGCGCACGGGCTCGACCACGCGCGGTCGGGGGAGCTGGTCGCGGTGGCGGCCCCCGACTCCTGGTTCACGTACTACTACTGGCTCGACGACGACCGCGCGCCCGACTTCGCCCGCATGGTCGACATCCACCGCAAACCCGGGTACGACCCGGCGGAGCTGTTCATGGACCCGTCCGACCGGCTGGTCAAGGCCAAAGCGGGGCTGGCGCTGGCCCGCAAGCAGCTCGGCCTCCGCTACACGATGCAGGTCGTTCCGCTGGACCCGTCGCCCGTGCGGGGGAGCCACGGTCGGCTCCCCGCGACACCGGACGACGGGCCCGTGCTGATGTGCTCGGACCCGCTGGACCGGGAGACCTATGCCGCCACCGACGTGAAGGCCCTGCTGCTGTCACTGGCGGGTCTCACCGAGCCCGTCGGGGTCAACCCCTAG
- a CDS encoding sulfotransferase family protein, which translates to MLHVIGAGFPRTGTSSTKAALERLGFGPCHHMFELMSHPEQVERWLSILEPGPNDWDRILQGYRSSVDWPSAFFWRELADAYPDAKVVLTIRDPERWYASMRDTIFKANVAPLPEGEHPHLSTMRAIRPTLLNMIWLKTYGTGTGTVPTKEQAITAFERHIVEVRETLPADRLLVFEAREGWGPLCDFLGVPVPDDPFPHLNDGDAMRVLLTDMAEGRPVTTPFDASAQEARG; encoded by the coding sequence ATGCTGCACGTGATCGGAGCGGGCTTCCCCCGTACCGGCACCAGCTCGACGAAGGCGGCACTGGAACGGCTCGGGTTCGGGCCCTGCCACCACATGTTCGAACTGATGAGCCACCCCGAGCAGGTCGAGCGCTGGCTGAGCATCCTGGAGCCGGGCCCGAACGACTGGGACCGCATCCTTCAGGGCTACCGGTCCTCGGTCGACTGGCCCTCGGCGTTCTTCTGGCGGGAGCTGGCGGACGCCTACCCGGACGCCAAGGTCGTCCTCACCATCCGCGACCCGGAGCGCTGGTACGCCAGCATGCGCGACACCATCTTCAAGGCGAACGTCGCGCCGCTCCCCGAGGGCGAGCACCCCCACCTGAGCACCATGCGGGCGATCCGTCCCACACTGCTCAACATGATCTGGCTCAAGACGTACGGCACGGGCACCGGCACCGTTCCCACCAAGGAGCAGGCGATCACCGCGTTCGAGCGGCACATCGTCGAGGTCCGCGAGACCCTCCCGGCGGATCGCCTGCTGGTCTTCGAGGCGCGGGAGGGCTGGGGGCCGCTGTGCGACTTCCTGGGCGTGCCCGTGCCCGACGACCCGTTCCCGCACCTGAACGACGGTGACGCCATGCGGGTCCTGCTCACCGACATGGCCGAGGGGCGACCCGTGACGACGCCGTTCGACGCGTCGGCGCAGGAGGCTAGGGGTTGA
- the radA gene encoding DNA repair protein RadA gives MAKAKTARAAFRCSECGWQTSKWVGRCGECQAWGTVGEAGAATPPRVVAAGPVTTPARRIGQVDVRSAQAQATGLDELDRVLGGGMVPGAVVLLAGEPGIGKSTLLLEVAALAAARTPVLYVTGEESAEQVRLRADRVGAVADDLYLAAETELSSVLGHVDAVEPKLLVVDSIQTVGTAEVDGAPGGVTQIREVTANLIRVAKERGITTVLVGHVTKDGAIAGPRLLEHLVDVVLYFEGDRHSRLRMIRAVKNRYGPTDELGCFDLSEVGIVGLADPSGLFLTRREEPVPGTCVTVTLEGRRPLVAEVQALVAKSFLPSPRRATSGLESPRVAMVLAVLARRCQISMHDQDVYVSTVGGVRLSETSVDLAVALAVAGSTVEQALSGNVIALGEVGLAGEVRAVPGVQRRLAEASRLGFKAAVVPKGALELGDETPLRRGEPQAVSYEGMKVMEVDSLQQALQVAFTAP, from the coding sequence ATGGCGAAGGCGAAGACGGCGCGGGCGGCCTTTCGGTGCTCGGAGTGCGGCTGGCAGACGTCCAAGTGGGTGGGGCGCTGCGGGGAGTGCCAGGCGTGGGGGACCGTGGGCGAGGCGGGGGCGGCGACGCCACCGCGCGTGGTGGCGGCCGGGCCGGTGACGACGCCGGCGCGGCGGATCGGGCAGGTGGACGTCCGGTCGGCGCAGGCGCAGGCGACCGGGCTGGACGAGCTGGACCGGGTGCTCGGCGGCGGCATGGTGCCGGGGGCCGTGGTGCTGTTGGCGGGCGAGCCGGGGATCGGCAAGTCGACGTTGTTGTTGGAGGTGGCGGCGCTCGCCGCGGCCCGTACGCCCGTGTTGTATGTGACGGGTGAGGAGTCCGCCGAGCAGGTCCGGCTGCGGGCCGACCGGGTGGGGGCGGTGGCCGACGATCTCTACCTGGCGGCCGAGACGGAGTTGTCGTCGGTGCTCGGGCATGTCGACGCCGTCGAGCCCAAGCTGCTGGTGGTGGACTCGATCCAGACCGTCGGCACGGCCGAGGTCGACGGGGCGCCGGGTGGTGTCACGCAGATCCGCGAGGTCACCGCCAACCTGATCCGGGTGGCCAAGGAGCGCGGGATCACCACCGTGCTGGTCGGGCATGTGACCAAGGACGGGGCCATCGCCGGTCCCCGGTTGTTGGAGCACCTGGTCGACGTGGTCCTCTACTTCGAGGGCGACCGGCACAGCCGGCTGCGCATGATCCGCGCCGTGAAGAATCGTTATGGGCCCACCGACGAGTTGGGCTGTTTCGACCTGTCCGAGGTCGGCATCGTGGGGCTGGCCGACCCCAGCGGGCTGTTCCTGACCCGGCGCGAGGAGCCGGTGCCGGGCACCTGCGTGACGGTGACGCTGGAGGGTCGCCGTCCCCTGGTCGCCGAGGTCCAGGCGCTGGTGGCCAAGTCGTTCCTGCCGTCCCCGCGTCGCGCCACGTCCGGGCTGGAGTCGCCCCGCGTCGCGATGGTGCTGGCGGTGCTGGCCCGCCGCTGCCAGATCTCGATGCACGACCAGGACGTGTACGTCTCCACGGTCGGCGGTGTGCGGCTCTCCGAGACGTCGGTGGACCTGGCGGTGGCGCTGGCGGTCGCCGGGTCGACGGTCGAGCAGGCGCTGTCGGGCAACGTGATCGCGCTGGGCGAGGTCGGGCTGGCCGGCGAGGTCCGGGCGGTGCCCGGCGTGCAGCGGCGACTGGCCGAGGCGAGCCGGCTGGGGTTCAAGGCCGCGGTGGTCCCCAAGGGCGCGTTGGAGCTGGGCGACGAGACCCCGCTGCGGCGCGGAGAGCCCCAGGCGGTCAGTTACGAGGGCATGAAGGTCATGGAGGTCGACAGCCTCCAGCAGGCCCTGCAGGTGGCGTTCACGGCCCCTTGA
- a CDS encoding A/G-specific adenine glycosylase, whose amino-acid sequence MTATHDAVRFTGPVLDWYAEHARDLPWRTPDATPWAVLVSEIMLQQTPVVRVLPVWEQWMRRWPTPAALAAEPSGEAVRAWGRLGYPRRALRLHACAVTLVERHDGLVPSDHDELLALPGIGAYTAAAVASFAFRQRHAVLDTNVRRVLARLITGVEYPPKSQTVAEVAVAESLLPTDASVAARWAVAVMELGALVCTARSPRCVDCPVISSCAWQRAGRPAYDGPPRRGQTYAGTDRQCRGRLLAVLRQAEGPVEKPALDIVWSDAVQRERALDGLIADGLIDPLDDGRYALPS is encoded by the coding sequence ATGACCGCAACTCACGATGCCGTCCGCTTTACCGGGCCCGTTCTCGACTGGTACGCCGAGCACGCCCGCGACCTGCCGTGGCGGACCCCCGACGCGACGCCGTGGGCCGTCCTGGTCAGCGAGATCATGCTCCAGCAGACCCCGGTGGTCCGGGTGCTGCCGGTCTGGGAGCAGTGGATGCGCCGCTGGCCGACACCCGCCGCGCTGGCGGCCGAGCCGTCCGGGGAGGCCGTCCGCGCCTGGGGCCGGCTGGGCTACCCCCGTCGCGCCCTGCGCCTGCACGCCTGCGCGGTGACCCTCGTTGAGCGGCACGACGGGCTCGTCCCGTCCGACCACGACGAGTTGCTCGCCCTGCCCGGGATCGGCGCGTACACCGCCGCCGCCGTGGCCAGTTTCGCCTTCCGGCAGCGCCATGCCGTCCTCGACACCAACGTCCGCCGGGTGCTCGCCCGGCTGATCACCGGTGTCGAGTACCCGCCGAAGTCCCAGACGGTCGCCGAGGTCGCCGTCGCCGAGTCCCTGCTCCCGACCGACGCGTCCGTCGCCGCCCGCTGGGCGGTGGCGGTGATGGAGTTGGGCGCCCTGGTCTGCACCGCCCGTTCGCCGCGCTGCGTCGACTGCCCCGTGATCTCCTCCTGCGCCTGGCAGCGGGCGGGCCGCCCCGCCTACGACGGTCCGCCGCGCCGGGGCCAGACCTACGCGGGCACCGACCGCCAGTGCCGAGGCCGCCTTTTGGCCGTGCTCCGCCAGGCCGAGGGCCCGGTGGAGAAGCCGGCCCTCGACATCGTCTGGTCCGACGCCGTCCAACGCGAACGCGCCCTCGACGGCCTGATCGCCGACGGCCTCATCGACCCCTTGGACGACGGCCGCTACGCCCTCCCCTCCTGA
- a CDS encoding class I SAM-dependent methyltransferase, whose product MDPDGVLEAAMRRIRPWDGATVLDLGCGTGFHLPFFAREAARVIGVEPHAALAAAAGRRVRDLPNVTVRVGTAQRIPLPDASVDVVHARWAYFFGPGCEPGLAELRRVLRRGGAAMIIDNDATRSTFGGWFRRWLTSYDAESVERFWAAQGFSREPLLTRWSFQNRDDLAAVLRIEFPADLADAFLAEHPGCEVDYAINLWWRVYGLAPLGGSRA is encoded by the coding sequence GTGGACCCCGACGGGGTGCTGGAGGCGGCGATGCGCCGGATCCGTCCCTGGGACGGCGCCACCGTGCTGGACCTCGGCTGCGGCACCGGCTTCCACCTGCCGTTCTTCGCCCGGGAGGCGGCCCGGGTGATCGGCGTGGAGCCGCACGCGGCGCTGGCGGCGGCGGCCGGCCGGCGGGTCCGCGACCTCCCGAACGTCACCGTGCGTGTCGGCACCGCCCAGCGGATCCCGCTGCCGGACGCCTCGGTGGACGTGGTCCACGCCCGGTGGGCGTACTTCTTCGGGCCCGGCTGCGAGCCGGGACTGGCCGAGCTGCGCCGGGTCCTGCGCCGCGGCGGGGCCGCCATGATCATCGACAACGACGCGACCCGCTCCACCTTCGGCGGCTGGTTCCGCCGCTGGCTGACCTCGTACGACGCCGAGTCCGTGGAACGCTTCTGGGCCGCCCAGGGCTTCTCCCGCGAGCCGCTGCTGACGCGCTGGTCGTTCCAGAACCGCGACGACCTGGCCGCCGTCCTCCGCATCGAGTTCCCGGCGGACCTGGCGGACGCCTTCCTCGCCGAACACCCGGGATGCGAGGTCGACTACGCGATCAACCTCTGGTGGCGTGTGTACGGCCTCGCTCCGCTCGGCGGCTCGCGGGCCTGA
- a CDS encoding TatD family hydrolase produces MRIFDPHIHMTSRTTDDYERMYEAGVRAVVEPSFWLGQPRTSPDTFADYFDSLLGWEPYRAAQFGIRHHCTIALNPKEANDPRCRPVLDLLPRYLAKDGVVAVGEVGYDSMTPEEDEVFAAQLAMAIVAGLPVMVHTPHRDKAAGTRRSLDVVRASGLEPGRVLIDHLNETTVAMVRESGCWTGFSVYPDTKMDEDRMVMILKEHGTERVLVNSAADWGRSDPLKTRRVGAAMLAAGFTEDEVDTVLWRNPVAFYAQSGRLDLDDAPAAAFHAGNTIERGG; encoded by the coding sequence ATGCGCATCTTCGACCCGCACATCCACATGACGTCGCGGACCACCGACGACTACGAGCGGATGTACGAGGCCGGTGTCCGGGCGGTGGTGGAGCCGTCGTTCTGGCTCGGGCAGCCCCGCACGTCCCCCGACACGTTCGCCGACTACTTCGACTCGCTGCTCGGCTGGGAGCCGTACCGGGCCGCGCAGTTCGGCATCCGGCACCACTGCACCATCGCGCTCAACCCCAAGGAGGCGAACGACCCGCGCTGCCGGCCCGTGCTGGACCTGCTGCCGCGCTATCTGGCCAAGGACGGCGTGGTGGCGGTCGGAGAGGTCGGCTACGACTCGATGACCCCCGAGGAGGACGAGGTCTTCGCCGCGCAGCTCGCCATGGCGATCGTCGCGGGCCTGCCGGTGATGGTCCACACCCCGCACCGCGACAAGGCCGCCGGCACCCGCCGCAGCCTGGACGTCGTCCGCGCATCGGGTCTGGAACCCGGTCGGGTCCTGATCGACCACCTCAACGAGACGACCGTCGCGATGGTCCGGGAATCGGGTTGTTGGACGGGGTTCTCCGTCTACCCCGACACCAAGATGGACGAGGATCGGATGGTAATGATCCTCAAGGAGCACGGCACGGAACGCGTCCTGGTGAACTCGGCCGCCGACTGGGGGCGCAGCGACCCCCTCAAGACCCGGCGGGTGGGTGCGGCGATGCTGGCCGCGGGTTTCACCGAGGACGAGGTCGACACCGTCCTGTGGCGCAACCCGGTGGCGTTCTACGCGCAGAGCGGCCGGCTTGACCTGGACGATGCGCCGGCCGCCGCGTTCCACGCCGGCAACACCATCGAACGAGGCGGATGA
- a CDS encoding EboA domain-containing protein, whose protein sequence is MIDPTAALDEGGRTWLAAAVDRIRADDAAILELFPAAGRACGRGPLPGAPGWTVDQAVRAFLLLGLAAEGEALGEALFDVYRYGDAAEKIAVLRALPLLDAGPHALPIVRDALRTNDTRMIEAAVGPYAAEHLPDHEYRQAVLKCVFVGVPLREVAGLVRRADRELARMLADYAHERTVAGRDVPEDVWPIARKGDL, encoded by the coding sequence ATGATCGACCCGACTGCCGCCCTGGACGAGGGCGGCCGGACCTGGCTCGCCGCCGCCGTGGATCGGATCCGGGCCGACGACGCCGCGATCCTGGAACTGTTCCCGGCGGCGGGGCGTGCCTGCGGGCGCGGCCCGCTGCCCGGCGCGCCCGGCTGGACCGTCGATCAGGCGGTGCGGGCGTTCCTGCTGCTCGGCCTGGCGGCCGAGGGGGAGGCGTTGGGCGAGGCGCTGTTCGACGTCTATCGGTACGGCGACGCGGCCGAGAAGATCGCCGTGCTCCGGGCCCTCCCGCTGCTGGACGCGGGCCCGCACGCGCTGCCGATCGTGCGGGACGCGCTGCGCACCAACGACACCCGGATGATCGAGGCCGCCGTCGGCCCCTACGCCGCCGAGCATCTGCCCGATCACGAATACCGCCAGGCCGTCCTCAAATGCGTCTTCGTCGGCGTTCCGCTGCGCGAGGTGGCCGGGCTCGTCAGGCGCGCCGACCGGGAGCTGGCCCGGATGCTCGCCGACTACGCCCACGAACGGACCGTCGCCGGGCGCGACGTGCCCGAGGACGTCTGGCCCATCGCACGCAAGGGGGACCTCTGA
- a CDS encoding sugar phosphate isomerase/epimerase family protein: MRFAYGTNGFANHRLDEALAVLADLGYEGVALTLDPGHLDPYAPDLAREVARVGKRLAELGLGVVIETGGRYVIDPRRKHHPTLLSPPEGAERRIDLLLRAVRVAEDLGAEAMSFWSGTADPGVSDDTAWERLTDGVAQVVAEAERRGVTLGFEPEPGMFVDTIAGFEELHATLGGPAELGLTLDIGHCRCLEPRPVPDCVRRAAPHLVNVQIEDMRRGVHEHLEFGRGEIDFPPVLAALAETGYRGLVGVELPRHSHAAPAVAEHSIRFLRAAAAAKEAL, encoded by the coding sequence GTGAGATTCGCGTACGGGACGAACGGCTTCGCCAACCATCGGCTGGACGAGGCCCTGGCGGTGCTGGCCGACCTCGGCTACGAGGGTGTCGCGCTGACCCTGGACCCGGGCCACCTCGACCCGTACGCCCCTGACCTGGCCCGCGAGGTGGCCCGGGTCGGCAAGAGGCTGGCGGAGCTGGGGCTCGGCGTGGTCATCGAGACCGGCGGCCGGTACGTGATCGACCCCCGCCGCAAGCACCATCCGACCCTGCTGAGCCCGCCCGAGGGCGCGGAACGACGCATCGACCTGCTGCTGCGGGCCGTTCGGGTGGCCGAGGATCTGGGGGCCGAGGCGATGTCGTTCTGGAGCGGCACCGCCGACCCCGGCGTGAGCGACGACACGGCCTGGGAGCGGCTCACCGACGGCGTCGCGCAGGTGGTCGCGGAGGCCGAGCGCCGGGGCGTCACGCTGGGCTTCGAGCCGGAGCCGGGGATGTTCGTCGACACGATCGCCGGTTTCGAGGAGCTGCACGCCACGCTCGGCGGGCCCGCGGAGCTGGGGCTGACCCTCGACATCGGGCATTGCCGATGCCTGGAGCCCCGACCGGTGCCCGACTGCGTGCGCCGGGCCGCGCCGCACCTGGTGAACGTGCAGATCGAGGACATGCGGCGCGGGGTCCACGAGCACCTGGAGTTCGGTCGGGGCGAGATCGACTTCCCGCCGGTGCTGGCCGCCCTCGCCGAGACCGGATACCGGGGCCTGGTGGGTGTGGAGCTGCCCCGGCACAGCCACGCGGCCCCGGCGGTGGCGGAGCACTCGATCCGATTCCTCCGCGCCGCCGCCGCTGCGAAGGAGGCCCTGTGA